Proteins co-encoded in one Bacteroidales bacterium genomic window:
- a CDS encoding AMP-binding protein translates to MIKQSEKLALSYKDTEISYSKLLQYSLAYAETFAKDKPERICIIGENSLEWIYAFYGALRADAISIPIDVQSTPDEIAYILKDCQPDIIFSSEEKKESISIIVEEEKLTAKVLTAKDIDISEVNMLPVIDFNIEDIEKTALIIYTSGTTGNSKGVMLSYKNILFNLNAVCKQVPIITQERTMMILLPLHHVFPLLGSLMAPLYIGESIFIAEGMNSESILKILGKGKINLMIGVPRLYTLLSKGVMEKINAKKVTKIIYKIAEGLQIRAFSKMIFSSVHKKFGGHLEYLVSGGAALPIETGKIFKTLGFEILEGYGMTETSPMISFTHPGKWKLGYAGLPLDGAEVKTIDGEICVRGDNVMQGYYNRPKETAEVIIDGWLHTGDLGIIDKYGIKLTGRIKEIIVTSNGKNIIPDELENKFQKMSPYTKEIGVFMHEGILQALIVPDMEEIRVASLGDIDSLIKQDIINFNSSVSQYKRIKQYHIISAELPKNRLGKLQRFKFADLIEVIEDTTVENDANRSEQYILLRNFIAKETGKNPKENDHFEIDLGMDSLTRIALMAFVETNFGVSLNEKDIEELDTLGKMSAFIERSSNVINQQNDNMSWKDILSSDIPPIKLPHAKWLNSFLLGICRGLIKLCYKFKSIGKENIPEDTCIFVSNHQSMLDGVVLFTQLKKKIRKKTYFFAKEKHFKNPIMKYLANRNNIILMDINHNLRESLQKLTYVLTNNKNIAIYPEGTRSKTGMNDFKDVFAILSTELKVPVVPIVIQGTDFAVTKHNLPRLGAKVTIEFLKPVFPSENENYIHLREKIQRLISEKIG, encoded by the coding sequence ATGATCAAACAAAGCGAAAAATTAGCTTTATCATATAAAGACACTGAAATTTCTTACTCGAAACTTTTACAATATTCTTTGGCTTATGCCGAAACTTTTGCTAAAGACAAACCAGAAAGAATTTGCATCATAGGCGAAAATTCTTTAGAATGGATTTATGCTTTTTACGGAGCATTACGCGCAGATGCAATCTCAATTCCTATTGACGTACAGTCAACACCCGATGAAATTGCTTACATTCTGAAAGATTGTCAGCCCGACATTATCTTTTCGTCGGAAGAAAAAAAGGAAAGCATTTCCATCATTGTTGAAGAAGAAAAACTTACAGCTAAGGTCTTAACTGCAAAAGATATTGATATTTCCGAAGTTAACATGCTTCCGGTTATTGATTTCAATATTGAGGATATTGAAAAAACGGCATTGATAATTTATACTTCCGGAACAACCGGAAACTCGAAAGGAGTGATGCTTTCTTACAAAAATATTCTTTTCAACCTGAATGCGGTTTGTAAGCAAGTTCCGATTATCACGCAAGAAAGAACAATGATGATTTTGTTACCGCTACATCATGTTTTCCCACTTTTGGGCTCTTTGATGGCACCATTATATATAGGTGAAAGTATTTTTATTGCCGAAGGGATGAATAGCGAAAGTATCCTAAAAATTTTAGGCAAGGGCAAAATTAACCTGATGATTGGCGTTCCGCGTTTGTATACATTGCTTTCCAAGGGAGTCATGGAAAAAATCAATGCAAAGAAAGTCACTAAGATAATTTACAAAATTGCGGAAGGACTTCAAATACGAGCATTCTCCAAAATGATTTTCTCTTCCGTTCATAAAAAGTTCGGCGGACATTTGGAGTATCTTGTTTCGGGAGGAGCAGCATTACCTATCGAAACCGGCAAAATTTTCAAAACTTTGGGATTTGAAATTTTAGAAGGTTATGGAATGACCGAAACTTCACCTATGATAAGTTTTACTCATCCGGGAAAATGGAAATTAGGATATGCCGGTTTACCTTTAGACGGAGCAGAAGTAAAAACAATCGACGGAGAAATTTGTGTCAGAGGTGATAATGTGATGCAGGGATATTATAACCGTCCGAAAGAAACTGCGGAAGTGATTATTGACGGCTGGTTACATACCGGCGATTTGGGAATTATCGACAAATACGGAATTAAATTGACAGGAAGAATAAAAGAGATTATTGTTACTTCCAATGGTAAAAATATTATTCCTGATGAACTGGAAAACAAGTTTCAGAAAATGTCGCCATACACAAAAGAGATCGGAGTTTTCATGCATGAAGGAATTTTGCAAGCATTGATAGTTCCTGATATGGAGGAGATTCGTGTGGCGTCGTTAGGAGATATCGACTCATTAATAAAACAAGATATTATTAATTTCAATTCATCGGTTTCACAATACAAAAGAATTAAGCAGTATCATATAATTTCTGCTGAACTACCTAAGAATAGACTTGGAAAGCTACAACGCTTCAAATTTGCAGACCTTATTGAAGTCATTGAGGATACTACTGTTGAGAACGATGCCAACAGAAGCGAGCAATATATTCTTCTGAGAAATTTCATTGCAAAAGAAACCGGCAAAAACCCGAAAGAAAATGATCATTTCGAAATCGATCTCGGAATGGATTCGTTAACACGCATAGCTTTGATGGCTTTTGTTGAAACTAATTTCGGAGTAAGTTTGAATGAAAAGGATATCGAAGAACTTGACACATTAGGTAAAATGAGCGCTTTTATTGAGAGAAGCAGTAATGTTATTAATCAACAAAACGACAACATGTCGTGGAAAGATATTTTATCTTCCGACATTCCTCCTATTAAACTTCCGCATGCAAAATGGTTGAATAGTTTTTTACTTGGAATTTGCCGCGGTTTAATAAAGCTCTGTTATAAGTTCAAAAGTATCGGAAAAGAAAACATTCCTGAGGATACCTGTATCTTTGTTTCCAACCATCAAAGTATGCTCGACGGTGTTGTTTTGTTCACACAGTTAAAAAAGAAAATCCGTAAAAAGACATATTTCTTTGCAAAAGAAAAGCATTTTAAGAATCCGATTATGAAGTATTTAGCAAACAGAAATAATATAATATTGATGGATATTAATCACAATCTACGAGAATCTTTGCAGAAGTTAACTTACGTATTGACAAACAATAAAAATATAGCCATTTATCCGGAAGGCACACGCTCTAAAACCGGAATGAACGACTTTAAAGATGTTTTTGCAATTTTAAGTACTGAGTTAAAAGTTCCTGTTGTGCCGATAGTTATACAAGGAACGGATTTCGCCGTTACAAAACATAATCTTCCTCGCTTAGGAGCAAAAGTAACCATCGAATTTCTAAAACCGGTTTTCCCTTCAGAAAATGAAAATTATATTCATTTACGTGAAAAGATACAGAGATTAATCTCTGAGAAAATAGGATAA
- a CDS encoding Nif3-like dinuclear metal center hexameric protein, with the protein MKIKDIAKIIEESAPHAYAENWDNVGLLVGDPNKEIKKIITALDFTEEVLDEAIEKNAEMIITHHPAIFGAIKKITTNDFTTRLIIKAIKHDIAIYAAHTNLDNVKGGLNYLVAEKFKLQNCFILEPTKANVYKLTYYVPLDYAEKVLKAIFDAGAGSIGNYDSCSFASEGIGTFKAKEGANPFIGDINKLHFEEEKKYDVIVLAHYLDNVIKALLQSHPYELPAYNIIAIDNDNYSAGSGVIGKLAQPINEKDFLKLTKDLLVTSVLRHSKLTGRMISKVAICTGSGAFLLPQAIRKDADVFITGDVKYHDFYSPDGKLLLIDAGHYETEQLSKEWFVEIIKSKFNDFDIEVSEKGGNPIGYWV; encoded by the coding sequence ATGAAAATAAAAGACATTGCAAAAATTATCGAGGAATCCGCACCACATGCTTATGCCGAAAATTGGGATAATGTAGGATTATTAGTCGGAGATCCAAATAAAGAGATTAAGAAAATAATAACCGCTTTGGATTTTACCGAAGAAGTTCTTGACGAAGCTATTGAAAAAAATGCGGAAATGATAATTACGCATCATCCTGCTATATTCGGAGCCATCAAAAAGATTACTACAAATGATTTCACAACAAGATTAATAATCAAAGCTATAAAACATGATATAGCAATTTATGCGGCACATACAAATCTTGATAATGTAAAAGGCGGATTAAATTATTTAGTTGCGGAGAAATTCAAATTGCAAAATTGTTTTATTCTTGAACCTACTAAAGCTAATGTTTATAAATTAACATATTATGTTCCTCTTGATTATGCCGAAAAGGTATTAAAAGCTATTTTTGATGCCGGAGCCGGAAGTATTGGAAATTATGATTCATGCAGTTTTGCGAGCGAAGGTATAGGTACTTTTAAAGCTAAAGAAGGGGCAAATCCCTTTATTGGTGATATAAACAAATTGCATTTTGAAGAGGAAAAGAAATATGACGTAATAGTACTGGCACATTATTTAGATAATGTTATAAAAGCATTATTGCAATCACATCCATATGAGTTACCTGCTTATAATATTATAGCTATTGATAATGATAATTACAGTGCCGGAAGCGGCGTCATCGGAAAGCTGGCACAACCCATTAATGAAAAAGATTTTCTAAAACTTACAAAAGATTTATTAGTAACTTCGGTTTTACGTCATTCTAAATTAACCGGCAGAATGATTTCCAAAGTTGCAATTTGCACCGGATCGGGAGCATTTTTACTTCCGCAGGCTATACGGAAAGATGCGGATGTCTTTATTACAGGCGATGTAAAATATCACGATTTTTATAGTCCCGACGGAAAACTTCTGTTGATAGATGCCGGTCACTACGAAACCGAGCAATTATCAAAAGAATGGTTCGTAGAAATCATCAAAAGTAAATTTAATGATTTTGATATTGAAGTTTCGGAAAAAGGTGGAAATCCGATTGGATACTGGGTGTAA
- a CDS encoding calcium-translocating P-type ATPase, PMCA-type, with amino-acid sequence METEENDFYNQSIEETEQFLKTNIEAGLNSEEVKERLEKNGYNEFEKKKHKSIIVKFFEQFKSFMILVLIVAAIISGVVGVLNGEGFSDAIIILVIVVLNAVIGVFQESKAEKSLEALEKLSAPHCKVIRNGEVHVIESRELVAGDIVILETGDAVPADLRLVEAVNLKIQEAALTGESVPTEKNTAIIEGNVSIGDRYNMAFASCTVTYGRGKGIVTAIGMHSEVGKIASMIQSVPDTKTPMQKKLDKLGKILAIAAISICGLIFIIGLLYGRDWLTMFMTAVSLAAAAIPEGLPAVSTIVLAVGVQRLAKRNAIVRKLPSVETLGSTQVICSDKTGTLTQNRMTVVKIYSNENIIDINDIKNNLNKDLENLMVVSILANDAKISSEDNKSKSIGDPTETALIDAGLKLGLDKDELDEKMPRMAEIPFDSERKLMTTVHNVENKLLVAVKGGLDELLQCCTNIYDNETIRPLTDKDKENISKANLSMAEQALRVLAIASKNIDKLPGELTPDVLEKELTFIGMVGMIDPPREEVKAAVEKCRNAGIKPVMITGDHRITAMAIAKALGIMKDDDEALTGTDLESMSDKELKSKVESVAVYARVSPEHKVRIVKAFQGNHNVVAMTGDGVNDAPALKLADIGIAMGITGTDVSKEAADVVLADDNFATIVSAVEEGRRIYDNILKAIQFMLSTNIGEILVLFVAVLANWVSPLLPIHILWINLVTDSLPALALSVDPAEKDIMERKPLDGRKGIMTKPFTIRIFLQGIMISLLSLGAYYIGLQTDIETAQTMTFATLAFAQLTFVFTVRSQSRSVFRGLFSNKKLLLAIALVFGLMVIVLFIPALQSIFHIVRLEGIQWLWVALLSLSPIPITEISKLIRNFISKKKGN; translated from the coding sequence ATGGAGACTGAAGAAAATGATTTTTATAATCAATCGATTGAAGAAACTGAACAGTTTCTGAAAACTAACATTGAAGCCGGATTAAATTCCGAAGAGGTTAAGGAACGCCTGGAGAAAAACGGTTATAATGAATTTGAAAAGAAAAAGCACAAGAGTATTATTGTAAAATTCTTCGAACAATTTAAGAGTTTTATGATTCTTGTATTGATTGTTGCGGCAATTATTTCGGGAGTTGTCGGAGTTCTCAATGGAGAAGGTTTCTCCGATGCGATTATTATTTTAGTAATTGTTGTTTTAAATGCAGTAATTGGTGTTTTTCAAGAATCAAAAGCGGAAAAATCCTTAGAAGCTTTAGAAAAACTTTCGGCGCCACACTGTAAGGTTATTCGTAACGGTGAAGTTCATGTAATAGAATCGCGTGAACTTGTTGCCGGCGATATTGTTATTCTGGAAACAGGGGATGCCGTGCCGGCTGATTTACGCCTTGTGGAAGCTGTTAATCTCAAAATTCAGGAAGCTGCTTTAACCGGAGAATCCGTTCCGACAGAAAAAAATACCGCTATTATAGAAGGTAATGTTTCGATTGGCGATAGATATAATATGGCTTTCGCTTCTTGTACCGTAACTTACGGTCGGGGAAAAGGAATTGTTACTGCTATTGGAATGCATTCGGAAGTAGGAAAAATAGCTTCGATGATACAATCTGTTCCCGACACAAAAACGCCAATGCAGAAGAAATTGGATAAACTCGGAAAGATTTTGGCAATTGCTGCAATTTCCATTTGCGGTTTAATTTTTATTATAGGTTTACTTTACGGCCGCGATTGGTTAACGATGTTTATGACTGCTGTTAGTCTTGCCGCTGCTGCAATTCCGGAAGGATTACCTGCTGTTTCTACTATAGTACTTGCTGTTGGAGTGCAACGTTTGGCAAAACGCAACGCCATCGTCCGCAAACTCCCTTCGGTTGAAACACTCGGCAGTACACAAGTCATTTGCTCGGATAAGACGGGAACTCTAACCCAAAATCGTATGACTGTTGTTAAAATCTATTCCAACGAAAATATTATCGATATTAATGATATTAAAAATAATCTTAATAAAGATTTAGAAAATTTGATGGTTGTTTCAATTCTTGCTAATGATGCTAAAATAAGTAGCGAAGACAATAAGAGTAAAAGTATTGGTGATCCTACGGAAACCGCTCTGATTGATGCCGGATTGAAATTAGGTTTGGATAAAGATGAATTAGATGAGAAAATGCCGAGAATGGCAGAAATACCTTTCGATTCCGAAAGAAAATTGATGACAACAGTTCATAATGTGGAAAATAAGCTTTTGGTAGCTGTAAAAGGAGGATTGGATGAGTTGCTGCAATGCTGTACTAATATCTATGATAACGAAACAATTCGTCCTTTGACGGATAAGGACAAAGAAAATATCTCAAAAGCTAACCTTTCGATGGCCGAACAAGCTTTACGCGTTTTGGCAATCGCATCGAAAAATATTGATAAACTTCCTGGTGAGCTAACTCCTGATGTTTTGGAGAAAGAACTTACATTTATCGGAATGGTTGGAATGATTGATCCGCCGAGGGAAGAAGTAAAAGCAGCCGTTGAGAAATGTCGCAACGCAGGAATTAAACCGGTTATGATTACCGGTGATCATAGGATTACTGCTATGGCTATTGCTAAAGCTTTAGGAATAATGAAAGATGATGATGAAGCGTTAACCGGTACGGATTTGGAAAGTATGTCTGATAAGGAATTAAAATCGAAAGTAGAAAGTGTTGCTGTTTACGCACGCGTTTCGCCGGAGCATAAAGTTCGAATTGTGAAGGCTTTTCAAGGAAATCACAATGTAGTAGCAATGACCGGCGACGGTGTTAATGATGCCCCGGCGCTTAAACTTGCAGATATAGGTATTGCTATGGGAATCACAGGAACGGATGTTTCAAAAGAAGCTGCCGATGTAGTTCTGGCCGATGATAATTTTGCTACTATTGTTTCTGCTGTTGAAGAAGGTCGCAGAATCTATGACAATATTCTTAAGGCTATACAATTTATGCTATCTACAAACATAGGAGAAATCTTGGTTCTTTTTGTAGCAGTTCTTGCTAATTGGGTTTCTCCATTGCTACCGATTCATATTTTATGGATAAATCTTGTAACGGATAGTCTTCCGGCACTGGCATTAAGTGTTGATCCTGCTGAGAAAGATATTATGGAACGTAAACCTCTTGATGGACGAAAGGGAATTATGACAAAACCTTTTACTATAAGGATTTTCTTACAAGGAATTATGATATCTCTTTTAAGTTTAGGGGCATATTATATCGGATTACAAACTGATATTGAAACCGCACAAACTATGACTTTTGCAACGCTTGCATTCGCACAATTAACTTTTGTGTTTACAGTACGCTCACAATCGCGAAGTGTTTTCAGAGGATTATTCAGCAACAAAAAATTACTTTTAGCAATTGCATTAGTATTCGGATTGATGGTAATTGTTTTATTCATCCCAGCATTACAATCTATTTTCCACATTGTTCGTTTAGAAGGAATTCAATGGCTATGGGTTGCTCTATTGTCACTTTCTCCGATACCGATAACTGAAATTTCAAAATTGATAAGGAATTTTATCAGCAAGAAAAAAGGAAATTAA
- a CDS encoding acyl-CoA carboxylase subunit beta — protein sequence MSLTRKRSDLKKRTKTAAEGGGKEAVMKQKAVGKMTARERILAILDPNSFHEYDLFVEHAGKDFDMDKKYLPGDGVVTGTGTVSGYPVCIFAQDFTVAGGSLGWMHAKKITKIMDVATKLNVPLIGINDSGGARIQEGVNALAGYGEIFYRNTQASGVIPQISVILGPCAGGAVYSPALTDFVFVVNKISKMFITGPEVIKTVLGEDISMENLGGAKVHSEVTGNAHFYAESEQECFEQIKELLSYIPWNNTQKALRFQSKAPLTKRYKIDDVFPTNPRQPYDVRDVIRSIADGSTFLEVHERFAPNIVVGFGRIDGNTVGFVANQPLVLAGVLDIDSSDKAARFIRFCDAFNIPLVTLVDLPGYLPGVDQEHGGVIRHGAKVLYAYSEATVPKITVILRKAYGGGYIAMCSHHLKADFVFAWPTAEIAVMGPEGAANIIFRSEIKNAENPDEVRKQKIKEYKEKFANPYVAAAYGYIDAVIDPNDTRDMLVHALSISGQKSVHVFKKKHGIPPF from the coding sequence ATGAGTCTAACCAGAAAGCGGTCCGATCTTAAGAAACGGACAAAAACAGCAGCCGAAGGCGGCGGAAAAGAAGCTGTTATGAAACAAAAGGCTGTAGGTAAAATGACAGCCAGAGAACGTATTTTAGCTATCCTTGATCCTAATTCTTTTCACGAATATGATTTATTTGTTGAACATGCCGGAAAAGATTTTGACATGGACAAAAAGTACCTTCCAGGAGACGGCGTAGTTACGGGTACGGGTACTGTAAGCGGTTATCCGGTGTGCATTTTTGCACAAGATTTCACTGTTGCGGGCGGCTCTCTCGGATGGATGCATGCTAAAAAAATCACGAAAATAATGGATGTTGCTACCAAACTCAATGTGCCTCTTATCGGTATTAATGATTCGGGCGGTGCGCGTATCCAAGAAGGTGTTAACGCTCTTGCGGGTTACGGCGAAATTTTTTACCGTAATACTCAGGCATCTGGCGTAATTCCTCAAATCTCTGTCATCCTTGGTCCTTGTGCCGGCGGTGCGGTTTATTCCCCTGCCCTCACAGATTTTGTTTTCGTGGTTAATAAGATTTCCAAAATGTTTATTACGGGTCCTGAAGTTATTAAAACCGTTTTGGGCGAAGATATAAGCATGGAAAATCTCGGCGGTGCTAAAGTTCATTCGGAAGTAACAGGTAATGCGCATTTTTATGCCGAAAGCGAACAAGAATGTTTTGAACAGATTAAGGAATTATTATCCTATATTCCTTGGAATAATACTCAGAAAGCACTAAGGTTTCAATCAAAGGCTCCGTTAACAAAACGTTATAAGATTGATGATGTTTTTCCGACAAATCCTCGTCAGCCTTATGATGTGCGCGATGTTATCAGATCTATTGCAGACGGATCTACTTTTCTTGAAGTTCATGAACGATTTGCACCCAATATTGTAGTGGGATTCGGTAGAATCGACGGCAATACTGTAGGGTTCGTTGCAAATCAACCATTAGTACTTGCTGGAGTTCTGGATATTGATTCATCTGATAAAGCCGCGCGCTTCATCAGATTCTGTGATGCTTTTAATATTCCGCTTGTTACTCTTGTCGATCTTCCGGGATATTTACCGGGAGTTGACCAAGAACACGGCGGAGTTATCAGACACGGTGCAAAAGTACTATATGCTTACAGCGAAGCAACTGTTCCTAAAATTACAGTTATCCTTCGTAAAGCTTACGGTGGCGGATATATTGCAATGTGTTCTCATCACTTGAAAGCCGATTTTGTTTTTGCTTGGCCTACCGCAGAAATAGCAGTTATGGGTCCTGAAGGCGCTGCCAACATCATTTTCCGTAGCGAAATTAAAAATGCGGAAAATCCTGACGAGGTTCGCAAACAGAAAATAAAAGAATATAAGGAAAAATTCGCAAATCCATACGTAGCAGCTGCTTACGGCTATATTGATGCGGTAATTGATCCTAATGACACACGTGATATGCTTGTTCATGCCCTAAGTATTTCCGGTCAGAAATCAGTTCATGTATTTAAGAAAAAACATGGTATTCCTCCATTTTAA
- a CDS encoding acetyl-CoA carboxylase biotin carboxyl carrier protein subunit: MAKNKSENTKVETEAKAEVKTEVKERKSVWRRNKSSKKSLEENENKPEVCSATNQHLGNLPLEGLTYKTCLTDKYLQRPKYNPHEAGTVYSKIPGTIKSIAVKTEQYVKEGELLCILDAMKMNNEILAPCEGTIIEINIKPGQVIAKDVLLFKISSENLQSDVETDDTYLEEEMMQA; the protein is encoded by the coding sequence ATGGCTAAAAATAAATCGGAAAACACTAAAGTAGAAACCGAAGCAAAAGCAGAAGTAAAAACTGAAGTGAAAGAAAGAAAATCGGTTTGGAGAAGAAATAAATCATCAAAGAAATCCTTGGAAGAGAATGAAAATAAACCGGAAGTATGTTCTGCAACGAATCAACATCTCGGTAATCTTCCTCTTGAAGGATTAACTTACAAAACCTGCTTAACCGATAAATATTTACAAAGACCTAAGTACAATCCTCATGAAGCGGGGACGGTATATTCCAAAATTCCGGGTACAATTAAGAGCATAGCAGTAAAAACTGAACAATATGTTAAAGAAGGCGAATTGCTCTGCATTCTTGATGCTATGAAAATGAACAATGAGATATTAGCTCCTTGTGAAGGAACTATTATCGAAATTAATATTAAACCGGGACAAGTTATTGCTAAAGATGTATTACTTTTCAAAATTTCAAGTGAAAACTTGCAAAGTGATGTAGAAACTGATGATACATATCTCGAAGAAGAGATGATGCAAGCTTAA